GGGTGGCTTGTGCTCAGTGTCATGGCACCACCATACAGAGGGAATCGGGAAGCAAATTGTGCACTGGCGCTCGCGGCAGGAGGGCGGATCCCGCTGGCGCGGTAACGAGCATCACAGCGCTTTGGTGACGGTTTGGACCTACTTGTCCCTAAAGCGCCTTGTTAAAGGTCTACCATTGAGGAATTGTGGTTCTCTTTTCCTTAGTTGCCTCGCACTCCAACCTTGACCTCGAAACCGTGGCCCGCCTCAGCGCCGGCGCGGCCGGGGTCAGCGCCGACGTCGTGGCCGCCGACAATGACGTGGTGGGCATGGTGACGCTGGCCACCTGCAACCGCTACGAGCTGTATGCCCAGGCCCGCACCGCGGACGATGTGGAATCGGCACGCAGCAGCATCATCGCCGCCGTCAGCACGCACACCGGCCTGACCGAGCACCAGGTGTCCAACGCCCTGGCAACGCAGCAGGGCCCAGCGGTCCCCCGCCACCTCTTTGCCGTCAGCACCGGCCTGGAATCAGCCGTTGTGGGCGAGCGCGAAATCGCCGGCCAGGTGCGCCGCGCCCTGAGTTCGGCGCAGGAAGCCGGTGTCTGCACCCCGGCCCTGGTGCGCCTGTTCCAGGCCGCCTCCAAAACGGCCAAGGATGTTGGTGCGCGGACTGCCCTGGGCAGTCGCGGCATGTCCATCGTGTCCGTGGCGCTGGATCTGGCCGCCGAACTGCAGGATGTCCCCTCGCTGGCCGGCCGGACGGCCGTCCTGTTCGGCACGGGCGCCTATGCGGGGGCAGCCATGGCCCAGCTGGCCCAACGCGGCTGCACTGACATCCACGTCTACTCCGCCTCCGGCCGGGCCGAAACGTTCACGGCCTCACGCGGCGGGACCGCCGTCAGCGATGAAAGCCTGCCGGCTGCCCTCGCCGGGGCCCAGTTGCTGGTGGGCTGCAGTGGAACGGACCGCCAGGTGCCGGCAGCCGACCTCGCCCAAGTGCGCGGCGAAGGCGCGCCCCAGCTGACGGTCATCGACCTGGCCCTCACCCACGACTTTGCCCCGGACGTTGCCGACCTTCCCGGCGTTGACCTGCTGACGCTGGAAACGGTCCGCCAGGCGGCGCCCGCCGAGCAGTCCGCCACTCTCGTGGAGGCCGCCAAGCTCGTGACTGACGCCGCAGTGAACTTTGAGCAGGCCCAAAACGCCCGGTCCCTTGACCACGCCATCGTGGCCCTGCGCCGCCATACCATGTCCGTGCTCGACGACGAGATCGCCAAGATCCGTCAGCAGCACGGCTGCACGGCGGCCACGGCCGAGGTGGAATTTGCCATGCGGCGCATGGTCAAGCAGCTTTTGCACGTGCCCACGGTCCGCGCCAAGGAACTGGCCGCGGCGGGCGACGCCGAGAGCTACCTCGCCGCACTCGACGCCCTCTACGGGCTGAAGGTGGAACCGGGCGCCCTGGAGGCCGCCGCGGACTCAAAGCTGGGCGCGCAGGCTGCCGGCGGCCGGGAAGCCAGCGCCTAGCGGAACAGGCTGCGTGTGCCTGGCCATGAGGCCTAGCCGAGCGCGTTGACGCCTGTCAGTTCGGCTGAAACATCCCACAGCCGTGCGGCGTTGTCCGGATCGACGGCGTGCGCGTCGACGCCGGCAAAGCGGGCCAGGGGCGACGACGCGTCGGTGGGGCGTGCGATGTCGCAGTCTTCGCAGTACACCCCGCCCATGCCGTCCAGTCGTTGTGACGTCGCCGCCCACACGGACGTTGCCGCACCCTGTTCCGGCGTTTTGAACCCTTCACGGACGGTGCCGGCTTCATCCATCCAGCCGGCGGCCACCATTTCTTCACGCGGCAGGTGCCTTTGCAATTCGGTCATGATGCCGCCCGGATGCACCGCGAACGCCCGCACCCCGTGGTCGAGGCCCCGCTTGTCGAGTTCAACGGCGAAAAGGCTGTTGGCTGTTTTGGCCTGGCCGTACGCCTGCCACTTGTCGTAGCCTGAGGTGAACTGGAGGTCGTCAAAATGGATGCCGGAGATCTTGTGCCCGGTCGAGGAGAGTGCCACCACGCGCGCGCCACCGTCCGCCAGAACGGGCCACAGCTGGTTCACCAGGGTGAAATGGCCCAGGTGGTTCGTGGCGAACTGCGCCTCCCAGCCGGGCCCTACCCTGGTTTCCGGGCACGCCATGATGGCGGCGTTGTTGATGAGGATGTCCAGACGGCGCCCGGACCCCAGGTAGGCCCGGGCAAAGTCCCTGACACTGCCGAGGTCGCCCAGGTCCATGGCGTGGACGTCCACGGAGCCGAGCCCGGCCGCGGCCAGGACGTCCCGGGCATGGTCGGGGCGGCGTGCCGGAACCGTTACCCGCACTCCGGCTCCAGCCAGCGCCCGCACGGTTTCCAGGCCCAGGCCGGAATAACCGCCGGTGACGATGGCGTCGCAGCCGGACAGTTCCGCGCCGTCAAGGACCTGCGCTGCGGTGGTGCCGTGCCCAAACCCGGAACCGATGGGCTCCTGCGGTGTGCGTTGCTGTGCCTGGCGGCCCATGATGTATCCCTCGATGTTGGTAGTTGTTCCCTTGAGGGGAAATTTACACCCGCAGTGTTGGCTTCCGGGCAAACATGGCGGCGCTAGCGGCCGGCCTGCCGGTTCCACGCATCAATCCCGCCGGCCAGGTGGACGACGTCGGCATAGCCTGCCGCCTTCAGGCTCGCCAGCGCCTGGGCCGACCGCCCGCCGGACTTGCAGTGCAGCACCACGGGCCTGTCGCGGGGGATGTCCGCCAGGGCCGAACCGTCCCTGATGCCGGCCAGCGGGATGAGCACGGACCCGGGAATCCGGGAGATCTCAAACTCGACCGGCTCGCGCACGTCGACCAGCACAAAGTCTTCGGCACCGTTTTCCCGGTCTGCCAGGCGGGCGGCGAGCTGGGGCACGGTGATGAGGCCGGCGTCGTGCGCGGGATCGGCAGGCGGGACTATGCCGCAGAAGAAGTCGTAGTCGATGAGTTCGGTGACGGGCGCGGCATCCGGGTCCTTGGCGATGCGGATCTCACGCCAGCGGGAGGACAGTGCGTCAAAGATCAGCAGCCGGCCCAGCAATGTCTCGCCGATCCCGGTGATGAGCTTGACGGCCTCGGTGACCATCATGGCGCCGATGGACGCGCACAACATGCCGAAGACGCCGCCCTCCGCGCAGGATGGAACGGTGCCGGGGGCGGGCGGTTCGGGGTACAGGTCCCGGTAATTGGGCCCGTGCCTGTCCCAGAACACGCTGACCTGGCCGTCGAAGCGCAGGATGGAGCCCCACACGTAGGGCTTGCCCAGGATGGCCGCGGCATCGTTGACCAGGTAGCGGGTGGAAAAGTTGTCCGCGCCGTCAAGGATGACGTCATAGCCGCCGAACAGTTCCAGCGCGTTGGAGGCGTCAAGCCGCAGCTGGTGGAGCACCACCTTGACGCCGGGGTTGATGGCCTCGATGGAGTCCCGGGCGGATTCCAGCTTGGTGCGGCCGATGTCCGCCACTCCGTGGATCACCTGCCGCTGGAGGTTGCTCAGTTCCACCGTGTCGTCGTCAATGATGCCCAGCGTGCCCACGCCGGCGGCGGCCAGGTACAGCAGGACCGGGGAGCCCAGGCCGCCGGCGCCAATGACCAGCACCTTGGCGTTGCGCAGCCGACGCTGGCCCTCCAGCCCGATCTCGGGGATGAGCGCATGGCGGGAATACCGTTCCAGCTCTTCGGTGTCCAGGGGCGGGCCCGGCTCCACCAGGGGTGGAAGCGGCTCCCGGCGTCGGGCGGTCATGGGCGTCATCAGGGAAACCATGGTTAATAATCTAGTCCGCCCTGCGCCGTTTGGATTATTACCCCCGGGTAGAATGTCACTAGCCGCGGCCGTGATGCACCATGGGCAGGGCTTGAGTGAAAGGGACGCACCATGACTTCCGAATCCCGCACCGGGGAAGGCTCCCCACGGCGTGTCCCCATGGCCCGGCTGCCGCGGGACGAACGCCGGGCACAGCTGCTCTCGGCCGCCCTCGAGGTGTTTGTGAATAACGGCTACCACGGCGCGGCCATGGACGAGATCGCCGAGGCCGCCAAGGTCAGCAAGCCGGTGCTGTACCAGCATTTCCCCAGCAAGCGGGACCTGTACGTGGCCCTGCTGGAAAGCCACCTCGCCGCACTGACGCAAATGCTGCTCGCGGCGCTGAATTCCACCACGGACAACAAGCTGCGCGTCCAGGCCACCATGAAGGCGTACTTCCAGTTCATGGCCAATGACGACCAGGCGTACCGGCTCGTCTTTGAATCGGATCTTGTCAACGACCACGACGTCGCCGTGCGGCTGGAGACGTTCAACTCCGAATTTGCCGACGCGCTGGGCGCGGTCATTGCCGAAGACACCATGTTGGGCCGCCTGGAGGCCATTTTGCTGGGCCGTGCGCTGGCGGGCATGGCCCAGGTCAGCGCCCGGTACTGGCTCGAAGCCAACGGGGACCTCGACCTCGAGGTGGCCAGCGATCTTGTGTACCGTTTAGCTTGGCGCGGAATTAGCCGGTTCCCCAAGGAACCACAGGGCCCCGCCGCATAGAGTTGGCTGTCAGTACATTTTGCACGCATGCATCGAGGAGACACCTGTGGAAATCAAGATCGGCATCCAGAACATCGCCCGCGAAATCATCTTTGAGTCGGAGCAGTCCGCGGACGACATCGCCGCGCAGGTCTCCGAGGCACTGGCCAAGGGAACCGAGCTGCGACTCAAGGATGAAAAGGGCCGCATCGTCATCGTTCCCGGCAATGCCCTGGGGTACGTGGAACTGGGCGCCGAAGAGTCCCGCCGCGTAGGCTTCGGCGCGCTCTAGGAAGCTTGTTCCGCGGTCGGCGGACACCACGAAAAGAGGAACGTTCATGGTTGCATTGGTCATCATTGCGCTGGCGGCGGGCGGCTTCGGGGCCATCGCGTGGGGCGTCGACAGGCATCGTGCCACGTTCGGGGCGCTGCTGCCCGCGGGCGCCGCCGTGGCCGCGGCGGAGGTGGTCTGGATGGTCACCATGGCCGTTGGCCTGGGCAACTCCCCCGCCACGGCGTGGATTCCGTGGATCCTTTCCATGGCCGTGGGCGGGGCCGTGGCCTGGGCAGTGGCCGGCTTCGTGGGCCGGACCCGGCACGCGCGCCAGGTGGAGCGGACCAACCGGATCCTGGCCATGCACTAGACCCGGAATTCGGGCCTCCGAAGCAGCGCACGGTTGGCCCCCGGCGGTGCGCCACTTCTGAAGTGGCGCACCGCTGGCCTTTAACCGTGCGCAGCTTCAGGGGCCGCGGCGGATCAGGCGTCCCGGCCTTCCTCGGTGCAGATGCACAGCCGGTTCCCCTGCCCGTCGGTGGCAACGACAAAGCGTGGCGCGGCCCCGTGGTCCAGCGACGCCCCGGCCCCCTCCAGCGCGGCCAGTATTTCGGCGCTCTGCGAGTACGGCACTGTCACGTCCAGATGAAATCGGTTCGCGTTCGGCGTTGCGGTCTTCTGGAACCACACCGACGGACCGCGGCCGAACGGATCCACGAGCGCGCCGTCGGCCGCGGTGCGGTATCCCAGCGCCACCCGCCACATGCCCTCGATCGCGCCGGCATCATCGGTATCAATGGCAATTTCCACGGTGTGCAGCAACTCCGGATGCGCCTCGGCCCCGGCCTCCCGCGCCGCTGCGGAGATGGCCTTGGCCAGGGCCGCATCGCGGGCCGTCACCTTGGAACCGGCGTCGTGCGAGGTCAGCGCCACAAACAAGGTGTCGTAGCGCCAGTCCACGTCGGGGTGGTGGTTGGCGTCCTGCGCCAGCGCGCCGATGCCGGCAAACAGCTCCAGCGCCGCGGCCGACGTCGGGCACTTCAGTGCCGCGGCCAGCCCGCCCAGGCGGAACCTCCAGTCGGGCAGCACCGCCAGCTCGGTGTCAATTTGGTCTCTGGTCAAAACATCGTTTGCGGCCATGGAAGGCTCCCTTGAGTTGCCGGTTTACAGGTCCGGGCGGCCCTCCATGGCCGACGACGCCAAGGCATGCGCCCGCTTGGGGATGCGCCCCGCCCGTGAGGCCAGTCTGCCACCGATCACCGCGTGTTTGAAGGCCTCGGCCATGCGCACCGGGTCCTGCGCGCGGGTGACCGCAGTGGCCAACAGGACGGCGTCGCAGCCCAGCTCCATGGCCAGCGCGGCGTCCGAGGCGGTCCCAATGCCGGCGTCGAGCACCACGGGCACGCCTGCCCGGGAGACGATCAGCTCGATGTTGTGGGGGTTGAGGATGCCCAGCCCGGTGCCGATGGGGGCACCCAGCGGCATGACGGCCGCGGCGCCCAGCTGTTCCAGGCGCAGCGCCACGACCGGGTCGTCGTTGGTGTAGGCGAAGACCTGGAAGCCGCGGTTGACCAGCTGCTCGGTGGCGTCGACAAGCTCGACGGCGTCCGGCAGCAGGGTGTGCTCGTCGGCGATGACTTCCAGCTTGACCCAGTCAGTCTCCAGGGCCTCGCGGGCCAGCTCGGCTGTCATGACGGCCTCACGGGCGGTGAAGCAGCCCGCCGTGTTCGGCAGCACACGGATGTTGTTTTCCAGCAGCAGCTCGAAGAGGTTGGTGCCGCCGCCGCTGCCACTGCCGGGGGCGTATCGGCGCATGGCCACGGTGGTCAGCTCGGTGCCGGACGCCACGAGTGCCGCGCCGAGCCCATCGAGGCTGGGGGCGCCGCCAGTCCCCATGATCAGCCGGGAGCCCAGCGGGACGCCGGCAACGGTGAACGGGTCGGTCGCTGTCAGGGTTTCAGTCATGGTGTTTCGCTTTCTTCCAAGGTTGGGGTGGACGGGCGCGGGCTGCCCCGGGCAGGGGCGGCGTCTGGCCAGCGGGCCTAGCCGCCCTGGACGGCCGTGACGATCTCGACGTCGTCGTCGGATTCCACGGGAGTCAGGGACCACTGGCTGCGCGGCACAATGTCCGCATTGCGGGCCACGGCCACCCCGAGCCGGCCGCCGTCCGCCGGCCGGCCCGTGGGCAGGATGGCACGGCCGGTGACGGCGGCGACGAGGTCGGCAACGGTGGTTCCGGCAGCCAGGGGTGCCGCGGCGCCGTTGAGTTGGATGCTGCTCATGGTGTCTCCAGTGGGGTCTTGAGGGCGGGGGTCTTGAGGGCGGGGGTGATGAGGCCGGGTGAAAACCTGTCCGGACGGAAACGTTCCCACGCCAGGTCGGTGATGCCGCCGAGCAGCTGGCGCGCGGTGTGGGCGGCGATGGCGCTCAGCAGCACGCCATGCCGGAAAAACCCGGTGGCGACGATGAGCCCGGGGATGTCGCGGCCGGCGCCGTCGCCGACGCGGCCCAGCAGCGGGGCATTGTCCGGCGTGCCAGGGCGGGCACGTGACGTGGTTTCCAGCAGTTCCAGTTCGGCGACGGCCGGCACCAACACCTGGGCGTCGCGCAGCAGCTGGTGCACTCCCCCGGCGCTGACCGCCGCCGAGCCGTCCTCGCGGCTGGTGGCGCCGATGACCACGGTGCCGTCAGTGCGCGGCACAATGTACACCGGCAGCCCGCGCACCAGGCCCCGGATGGTGGCGGTGGCCAGGGGCTGCAGGTGGCCAGGGACGCGCAAGCGCAGGATGTCGCCGTAGACGGGGCGGACCGGCAGGTCCAGTCCCTCCGGCAGCCCTTGCAGGAGCGGCGCGCCCAGGGCGTTGGCCACCACCACTTCGCGGGCGTGGACTTCGCGCCCGTCGTCCAGCAGCACGCCGGTCACCATGGACCGGCTGTTGGCCGGGTCTTCATGCAGCAGGCCGACGGCGGTGCGGCGGACGGAGGTCTCCTCCTCGCGCAAACGTCCCCGCTCCGCGGCCACCACGTTGAGCTGCACGCGGATGGCCGTTGCCACGCCGCGCGGGTCCACCTGGTGGTCCTGGGCAATGCGGTAGGCGCAGGAAATGTGCGGGCCCAGCAGCGGCTCGGCGCTCCGGGCCTGGCGGATGGTGAGCTGTTCCACGTCCAGGCCGTGCGCGCGCTGGACGTCGCGGAGGTCGGCCAGCGCCGCGCGGTCCGCGGCGTCGGCGCCCAACACAAGGGTCGGCGTCGTACGGAATCCGGTCTCGACATGGCCGGCCGCCACGAGCGGCGCCACGAATTCCGGCCAGCGCGCCGCGGAAGCGAGCGTCAGTTCCAGGAGGCCTTCCTCCTGGTAGTGAAGTTCGCTGACGGGCGCCAGCATGCCGGCGGCGGCGAACGTGGCGCCGGTGGCGGGCGAGGGGTCGATGACGGTGATGTTGCGGCCGCTTCGCTGGGCCTCCCACGCGATCGCCAACCCCACGATTCCGCCGCCGATGACGGCCACATCGGTGGTGATAATGCCCGGGACGGCAGGCGGATCGGGCACGGTGTTTGAAGTGGGCACGGTGTTTGAAGTGGGCACGGTGCGCGCCATGGTGTCTCCTTCCCTACGCCGGTATGAGCCGGATCAGGTTCCACGCCCAGGGGCGTCTTTCGGTCGGCACATGCGTGCGCCCTCTCAGCCAGCGTGCCTGGCTCCCGCGGTACTGCACTAGTCTATGAGACATGAGCCTGCCTTTCGCCATCCATGACGCCGCGCCCACCACGGCAGCCCTGCCCGTCGCCGACGCGCGGCTGTATGTGTGCACCGACTCACGCCGGGAGCGCGGCGACTTTGAGGACTTCGTGCGTGCCGCCTACGCCGGCGGGGTGGACATCATCCAGCTGCGGGACAAGTCGCTTGAGGCAGCGGAGGAGCTCGAGCTGCTGGCAGTGCTGCACTCCGTGGCGGAGGAGTTCGGCAAGCCGTGGGCCGTGAATGACAGGGCGGACATCGCCCAACTGAGCGGTGCGCCCGTTTTCCATGTGGGCCAAAAGGACCTGCCGCTGCCGGCTGCACGCTCCCTGGTGGGGCCGTCCGTGGCCATCGGGCTCTCCAGCCACGACCCCGGGCAGGCCTCGGCCGCCGCGACGGATCCGGACGCGGACTACTTCTGCGTCGGCCCGCTCTGGGCCACCCCCACCAAGCCGGGCCGGGCCGCCGTCGGGCTTGGACTCGTGGAGCACGCCGCCTCGCTGAAAACGGCCAGGCCGTGGTTCGCCATCGGCGGGGTGGACTTGTCCAATGTGGACGCGGTGGTGGCCGCCGGAGCGTCCCGGATTGTGGTGGTCCGGGCCGTCACCGATGCCGAAGATCCGACGGCGGCCGCCCGGGAACTGCTCTCGCGCCTGCCTGCGCTGGGGTAGCTTGGGCGCCCCGTGCCCCGAGGGGTGCCAAGCTGGCAGGGGCGGGTGAAATTTCCTACGCCGCCAGCAGTTTGGCACTCCGCCGCGCTAGCTGAGGCCCGCCATGCCCGCCAGGACATCGAGCTGCGCCTCGAACAGCGCGCCGGGGTCGGTGAAGGTGGATTTTCCGTACTGGCCGAATACCTCGAAACTGACGGCCCCGAAGATGGCCGCCCAGGCAAGGACGCCGCGGGCCAGGGCGTCGTCGTCCGCGGTGATGGCCCATTCGTTGCGGATGGCCTGGAAGTCGCCGGCCAGCCCTGAGGCAGCCTGCACCGCCGCACCGGCCGTTCCGGCCGCCGCACCGGCCCCTCGGCCCCCGGCAAGGTAGGCGCCCTCCAGGATGCGCACGAGCCTGGCGATGACGCGCGTGCCCGGTTCCGTGGTCCGTGCGGCAGGGGCGTCGTAGCCCGGCACAGGTGAGCCAAAAAGCAGTCCGTAGCGTGCGGGCTCGGCGATGGCCCATGCCCGAACGGCCCGTCCCAACGCCTTGAATTGCCCAGCCTGGTCGCCCGCGGGGGCCCTGGCGACAGCCCGGTCCACTGCGTCGCCCAAGGCGTTGTAGGCGTCCACGACCAGCAGCGTCAGCAGATCGTCGCGGCTTTTCACATATCGGTAAACGGCCGATGAGACCACGCCGAGGTCCCTCGCCACGGCGCGCAGTGACAGCCCGGCCGCCCCATGTTCGGCCAGGTGGCGGCGGCCGATGACGACAATCTCGTCCATGGTCTGGAGCCGTCCACGCTCCCGCGGTGTTTGTGCCATGCCTCGAGTCTGGGCCGCCTGGAGAGCGCTGTCAACTTTAGTGAACGGTGCTCTTGACTAGTTGCGGCAAAGGTTTCACACTTGATTTTAGAGAGCACCGCTCTCGTTCTAGCCGCTGGAAGGAATCGAGATCACCATGGACAACATCAAGGTCGTCACCGGAGCCGGGCCGGTCGGTTGGACCGTCGCCACGCAGCTCGCCGCGTCCGGCCACCGCGTCAGGATCATCACCCGCTCCGGTTCCGGCCCGGAGCATGAACTGGTCGAACGCCGCCGCGTGGACGTCAGCCGGCCAGACGCCGTCAAGGCCGCTCTGGGGGGCGCCGACGCGGTGTTCCACTGCATTCACGGCTCCAAGTACAACGCGGACGTCTGGCGCCGCGAGCTCCCGGCCGCGGAGCAGGCGGTCCTCCGGGCGGCGGGCGGGGCCGGCGCCGTCGTCATCTTTCCTGAGAGCCTGTACTCCTACAGCCGGCCGGAGGCGGCCATGAGCGAGG
This genomic stretch from Arthrobacter dokdonellae harbors:
- a CDS encoding glutamyl-tRNA reductase; the protein is MVLFSLVASHSNLDLETVARLSAGAAGVSADVVAADNDVVGMVTLATCNRYELYAQARTADDVESARSSIIAAVSTHTGLTEHQVSNALATQQGPAVPRHLFAVSTGLESAVVGEREIAGQVRRALSSAQEAGVCTPALVRLFQAASKTAKDVGARTALGSRGMSIVSVALDLAAELQDVPSLAGRTAVLFGTGAYAGAAMAQLAQRGCTDIHVYSASGRAETFTASRGGTAVSDESLPAALAGAQLLVGCSGTDRQVPAADLAQVRGEGAPQLTVIDLALTHDFAPDVADLPGVDLLTLETVRQAAPAEQSATLVEAAKLVTDAAVNFEQAQNARSLDHAIVALRRHTMSVLDDEIAKIRQQHGCTAATAEVEFAMRRMVKQLLHVPTVRAKELAAAGDAESYLAALDALYGLKVEPGALEAAADSKLGAQAAGGREASA
- a CDS encoding SDR family NAD(P)-dependent oxidoreductase, yielding MGRQAQQRTPQEPIGSGFGHGTTAAQVLDGAELSGCDAIVTGGYSGLGLETVRALAGAGVRVTVPARRPDHARDVLAAAGLGSVDVHAMDLGDLGSVRDFARAYLGSGRRLDILINNAAIMACPETRVGPGWEAQFATNHLGHFTLVNQLWPVLADGGARVVALSSTGHKISGIHFDDLQFTSGYDKWQAYGQAKTANSLFAVELDKRGLDHGVRAFAVHPGGIMTELQRHLPREEMVAAGWMDEAGTVREGFKTPEQGAATSVWAATSQRLDGMGGVYCEDCDIARPTDASSPLARFAGVDAHAVDPDNAARLWDVSAELTGVNALG
- the moeB gene encoding molybdopterin-synthase adenylyltransferase MoeB, which produces MTPMTARRREPLPPLVEPGPPLDTEELERYSRHALIPEIGLEGQRRLRNAKVLVIGAGGLGSPVLLYLAAAGVGTLGIIDDDTVELSNLQRQVIHGVADIGRTKLESARDSIEAINPGVKVVLHQLRLDASNALELFGGYDVILDGADNFSTRYLVNDAAAILGKPYVWGSILRFDGQVSVFWDRHGPNYRDLYPEPPAPGTVPSCAEGGVFGMLCASIGAMMVTEAVKLITGIGETLLGRLLIFDALSSRWREIRIAKDPDAAPVTELIDYDFFCGIVPPADPAHDAGLITVPQLAARLADRENGAEDFVLVDVREPVEFEISRIPGSVLIPLAGIRDGSALADIPRDRPVVLHCKSGGRSAQALASLKAAGYADVVHLAGGIDAWNRQAGR
- a CDS encoding TetR/AcrR family transcriptional regulator encodes the protein MTSESRTGEGSPRRVPMARLPRDERRAQLLSAALEVFVNNGYHGAAMDEIAEAAKVSKPVLYQHFPSKRDLYVALLESHLAALTQMLLAALNSTTDNKLRVQATMKAYFQFMANDDQAYRLVFESDLVNDHDVAVRLETFNSEFADALGAVIAEDTMLGRLEAILLGRALAGMAQVSARYWLEANGDLDLEVASDLVYRLAWRGISRFPKEPQGPAA
- a CDS encoding DUF3107 domain-containing protein; translated protein: MEIKIGIQNIAREIIFESEQSADDIAAQVSEALAKGTELRLKDEKGRIVIVPGNALGYVELGAEESRRVGFGAL
- a CDS encoding 4a-hydroxytetrahydrobiopterin dehydratase, with the protein product MAANDVLTRDQIDTELAVLPDWRFRLGGLAAALKCPTSAAALELFAGIGALAQDANHHPDVDWRYDTLFVALTSHDAGSKVTARDAALAKAISAAAREAGAEAHPELLHTVEIAIDTDDAGAIEGMWRVALGYRTAADGALVDPFGRGPSVWFQKTATPNANRFHLDVTVPYSQSAEILAALEGAGASLDHGAAPRFVVATDGQGNRLCICTEEGRDA
- a CDS encoding thiazole synthase; the encoded protein is MTETLTATDPFTVAGVPLGSRLIMGTGGAPSLDGLGAALVASGTELTTVAMRRYAPGSGSGGGTNLFELLLENNIRVLPNTAGCFTAREAVMTAELAREALETDWVKLEVIADEHTLLPDAVELVDATEQLVNRGFQVFAYTNDDPVVALRLEQLGAAAVMPLGAPIGTGLGILNPHNIELIVSRAGVPVVLDAGIGTASDAALAMELGCDAVLLATAVTRAQDPVRMAEAFKHAVIGGRLASRAGRIPKRAHALASSAMEGRPDL
- the thiS gene encoding sulfur carrier protein ThiS, with the protein product MSSIQLNGAAAPLAAGTTVADLVAAVTGRAILPTGRPADGGRLGVAVARNADIVPRSQWSLTPVESDDDVEIVTAVQGG
- the thiO gene encoding glycine oxidase ThiO — its product is MARTVPTSNTVPTSNTVPDPPAVPGIITTDVAVIGGGIVGLAIAWEAQRSGRNITVIDPSPATGATFAAAGMLAPVSELHYQEEGLLELTLASAARWPEFVAPLVAAGHVETGFRTTPTLVLGADAADRAALADLRDVQRAHGLDVEQLTIRQARSAEPLLGPHISCAYRIAQDHQVDPRGVATAIRVQLNVVAAERGRLREEETSVRRTAVGLLHEDPANSRSMVTGVLLDDGREVHAREVVVANALGAPLLQGLPEGLDLPVRPVYGDILRLRVPGHLQPLATATIRGLVRGLPVYIVPRTDGTVVIGATSREDGSAAVSAGGVHQLLRDAQVLVPAVAELELLETTSRARPGTPDNAPLLGRVGDGAGRDIPGLIVATGFFRHGVLLSAIAAHTARQLLGGITDLAWERFRPDRFSPGLITPALKTPALKTPLETP
- the thiE gene encoding thiamine phosphate synthase, producing the protein MSLPFAIHDAAPTTAALPVADARLYVCTDSRRERGDFEDFVRAAYAGGVDIIQLRDKSLEAAEELELLAVLHSVAEEFGKPWAVNDRADIAQLSGAPVFHVGQKDLPLPAARSLVGPSVAIGLSSHDPGQASAAATDPDADYFCVGPLWATPTKPGRAAVGLGLVEHAASLKTARPWFAIGGVDLSNVDAVVAAGASRIVVVRAVTDAEDPTAAARELLSRLPALG
- a CDS encoding TetR/AcrR family transcriptional regulator; this encodes MAQTPRERGRLQTMDEIVVIGRRHLAEHGAAGLSLRAVARDLGVVSSAVYRYVKSRDDLLTLLVVDAYNALGDAVDRAVARAPAGDQAGQFKALGRAVRAWAIAEPARYGLLFGSPVPGYDAPAARTTEPGTRVIARLVRILEGAYLAGGRGAGAAAGTAGAAVQAASGLAGDFQAIRNEWAITADDDALARGVLAWAAIFGAVSFEVFGQYGKSTFTDPGALFEAQLDVLAGMAGLS